In the Corythoichthys intestinalis isolate RoL2023-P3 chromosome 18, ASM3026506v1, whole genome shotgun sequence genome, AGTGAGTGGACTCCAGATTGGAAAGCCAGTGAGAATCCTCAATGTTGGGGTAGACAATATCCTTCAGTTTCCGGAGTGACTCCCTCATCACATGGATATTGTGAATATCCAAGAAGACCAACTCTGCGTTTTGATACGCGTCCTCGCTTTCGTATCCGCCACCTTTCATCTGCGGTCATTTCAAGATTGTTTGACCGCTTGCTTTGACCTTTGTGACAGCGTTTTTCCCACAAACCTTGTTAGCAGCCGCGTTGACGCTGGGTCTAGCGTCGAAAATGAACAGTTTATGCGACTGAGCGTTGGCGTCCATGATTGCCTGCAGGTATTTTTCATCCTCTTTGCTTCGCTTCCCGTTGACCCCGACCATTGGCTGACTGCAACGTGTCACGGTCGCCTGACTCTCGGGGTGGATCCAGGAGAGCACCTCAATAAAGAGTACAGGTATAAGGAAAGAttgttcatttaaaaattaaaaaacaggaATCATCGAGGCAAAAACGGTAACTCACAGGTATCCTTCCCTTTGCCCGGAAGGCCGCGACTCTCTTTAGCTCCTCGTCCGGAATGTTGACCGGCACGGCCATCGTTGACGGGTAAGTGTCGCACAGTTCGTAGTGATCGTTAACCTTCGTAATCCTCCAACTTTCATTAGGGATGCCCTATGCAAAAATTCTAGAATCAATCTGACCAATTACGAAGCAGTTTTGAACGAGCAGCTTGATTCACTACTCTTTACTGCGAGTCATATTTTTAACACCATAAATTCACTATCCCAAAACAACTAAGCTAAATTGTTTGAATGACTGAATTAGTGCAATACCTGTCTTTTATATTCAGAGATTGCGTCATACACCTTCCATCCATTCTCAGGAAAAACTTGTCCATACTCAAAGGCAAATATTTGCTGCGAATAGAGGGAGGAAATCTATTAGTTGGTGGATCTAGCCACCATCAAGCTCTAAAGGGTAACATCGCTAGTGATATCTCACTCACCAGTCCGTTAGAGACGGGAAACGCAAATTTCATCAAcacttcaaaaatggactttttgagGGTGTCATCCATTTGCTTGTGTGCAAATCGCAGATTACGCATATCCTAAAGAGAGAGAGAGCCAAAGGTCATGATCATACAAAGCGCTCAACAGCGTACAAACATTTCATGAGTTTCTTGGTATGGGATTGTTAACTAGGggcgtgacaaaatatcgaaatggtggtaCAACGTAGAGCCGGgcggtataccgaaaatttactgttaccgaaattcttaacgacgaccgacgtaattttgaccatgttggtaaattcggtaatttaataaaacaaaaaaatatagtcttttcatcccgctttgactctgtgttgctcGGCTATGGACATTCTCCTTTAAGAAGGCAGTCAGTGTGTTTAtgtatgaagtcacgtggttattaGGAACTCAAAGAaacagcccggtaggctaacgctagcggctatcgataaggcaaggcaagacaaggcaaggcaaatttattgatatagcacaattcaacacaaggcaattcaaagtgctttacatcacatgaaggtcataaaaatcacatttaagacaatcaaaatcggaaataaaattatacataaaaaaatagcatttaataacaaaaagaataaaaataaataaataaaaataaaacaaaaactactactactaataataattgaaatcagcaatggagataagcacaagaggaatagaaagcaagtagattgaaatatatagacagttatggatatgcagtgctaaacaaaagcgtttttagccctgatttaaaagagctaacagtttgagcttacttcagacgttcaggtaacttgttccagaggtgaggagcataacaactaaatgctgcctcaccctgcttggttcttgttcttggaacatgcagaagactggTTCCAGAGGACtttggggtctagatgtctcataggaatctaacaaatcaagcatgtattttggtccaatgccattaagtgttttgtagacgagcagtagtattttatagtctatcctttgactcactggaagccagtgtagcgatttcaaaaccggtgtaatgtggaccagcttccttgtatttgtgaggactctggctgcagcattctgtactagctgcagcttcctgactgattttttatcaagacccgtaaatataccgttgcaatagtccaatctgctgaaaatgaatgcatgcataagtttttccatgtcttgttgagtcagaagccccttaatacaGCTTACTCTGTAATATTTTTCATGGGCCGAAGTTCCTGCCCTATTTTCCCAACAGCTTCCATCACATCTTCAGTGTTGACCTTATCTCCAAACTCCAGCTCTCTGTGTTCCAgcaaaattttaggtctgagtcaataattacgccaaggtttctgacttgatttgtagctgtaagtgacattgagctaagttgcctgcttatctttgacctttccttttttggccgaaaaatgatcacctctgtcttctccacatttaactggagaaaattctggcacatccattcattgatttgatgaatgcatttactcagggagactaagggactataatcatgtggggacacagaaatgtacagctgtgtgtcatctgcataggcgtgatagaagatgtcatactgttccattatctgagctaagggaatcatatagatgttaaataagagtggtccaaaaactgacccttgagggactccacacgtgaatttggttcgttctgactgttggtttccgattgacacaaagaaatccgtatcatgtaaataggatgtgaaccactgaagtatagtgtcagtaagccctatccactgttccaatctgctgagtagtatgttgtgatcaaccgtgtcgaatgcagcgctgagatccaatagtaacagaacagatgatttgcctgcatcggtattccgacaaagatcatttaggactttgataagcacggtctcagtgctgtgttgtggccgaaatccagactgaaatgagttaaaaagattgttttgtatcataaaagtctggatctgttcaaacacaacccttttgataattttccccaggaatgtcagatttgatattggcccgtaattactaatggttgaggcatgcaGATtaagtttttttaggagaggttttattactgcagtttttaaagtctgtggaaactctcctgtttggagagaagtatttataatctgaagtatgtctggggctatgcaatgaaaaacagttttgaaaaagtttgaaggaaggatgttgtgggctttaatttcaacacaatttctgttaaagtggcatagtctaagaggctaaactgtctaagattgacgtgggggacattttgggaggcatttagtgtaacaattgttaatccggagttgcacacagtctgtctaatctttagtactttgtgtgtaaagaatgctgcgaaatcattacaggacacctcagatgccaattcctgaggtattgatgattgtgggtttgtcagtttgtcaacaacagaaaatagtgtgcgagtattgttggtgtttctactaatgatctatgaAAAATATGACCGTCTATATGAAAAGCAAATGTGATGGAGTCAGGCTTAaaggagcttcgccaaactttcaccgggCATTatgtagactcttggcggcctccaaACGGGCTCTCACCCGCttccctccctggttctcatgatttcaggagagggtgctttctactggtagacaggccttaggcTTACGCTAGTAGCTAACGCTataaaatgaacgtgatggagtcggatagcggctctaaccttattAAAACTGAACTTaacgagtggattgggcacggactgcatctagcacagtggttcttaacctgggttcgatcgaaccccaggggtttcgGTGAGTAGGTCTAAGGGGTTCTgtgaaggtaaagaaacgcagagccctattttcgtacgctgattaaatcgaggcaaagtggcgttttagaccaggttttagaCTAGTTTGCTTCCAATTTCTTTAACTGCTAATCCTCAAtgtgatgggaggaggaactggtttgctcagtggaaggttgactcgaacTTGGtaagagggaatacaacagaccaatgggcagcgtgtTCTCAaagtttgacctgtttataataacatgctttcaaaaagaaatttgAAAGGGAATTTGctcaattattagcttgctatactggttttgaatttgaaaaaaaaactgctttataATCTAATTCCGAAGAGTTCGATTAATCCACACGTGAAatttgtggggttcggtacctttagcaaggttaagaaccactgatctagcaattagtatgtcgcgttattttgtatctgcgtgtgtgatttctttgatatcttttatgagggtaaagcattcagcataaattatactgcaacagtgaagcctataatatgaccatttaatggccacagctatttttctgtatgtgcttgcttcattctgtgtcattactgccatgataaaatcttaaatgtttcattggcaaaagagcaatatagctttaatgtgtgtgtgtctgtgtggaggTTGTATGTGAACgtgcatgtatttaaaaaatgctctgggggaaaaaacatgaaaCCTTGAAGAAAAGACttatgttgagtaattatgtcacagcatccATTACCAgtaagttgtctgtttgaagtgtttgGTTCAAACTAAGTCATTTGCGtttcaatgacatgtttgcacagtcgttgtattgatttttataatgttgtacaatgtacattgttcaagtcatacaagctgttataaattttcatacttgaattcttatggtCTCCAAGAAATGTTTATattcttaatgtttagactgcatgtacaattgttcaagtatgttaaattgaaatctGATAAATAAACCAACGAGAAacagttaatttgtatttcacgcattgattcagattttcaaattatataacagtccgcttcagcgaatttatcgtgatatatattcattcgctgccaccctcaatcttcaacagattggacgtctactagtgataaactcattccaactcacaggagaaggatgaaaagtatttgtaattgttaTATTGTCTATTGTTAACTCATCAACTGCCAttaacagtgatagacgtcccatTCAAATCAACTGAGAGCTAGCAGACAACTTACCTTGCAGACTAGCCCATAAGACACATCACCACGGCTTGACGCACCGCCAATCTTCTCCACGCGACTCACCACACCGAGAGGCAGATCAAGAACAAAAGAGGGCTCCTGAAAGTTGACTTTGCGTCAATCAAAAAATCTTTGATTTGTCTGTTTCTTACATGACGAAACTTCATACCCTGCCCGTGCATTTGAAGAAGAGCCTGTAGTTGCTAACCGTCACAATTCCACACAGTGCACCGGTGAAAGGGCAGAAATAGGTGACGTCTTGCgctgtcaaaataaaatgtCACTTATAAACACAACAGATGcgcatttccccccaaaaaacaaacaaacaaacaaacaaacagacaaaaacagtcATACCCGTGTCTTGCACAACTTCATTAGGAAGCAACTGGAGTTCCTCTTTATCAGAGTCTCtgaaattctattaaaagaaaaaaaaattttgacaaagtaATCAGTGCTGCAATGACTAATTGATTAAATCGAGtaatttcatttgaaaaaaaaactctgaatcaaattttgctgcttcgaggattcgtttaattacagtggcatttgtaatggtttgttttgaaaatgtttgcatttagttttatcgatctgggtgaatacactgcccgcttgtggcaacagtgaatataacataactcatctaacacggctgaatccagctgctccctgttaaggccaacataagttaagtttttgtttcaggtaataggtatatttagcagtttttgtgtgggaatatgtgtttgaacaatttgttaagagctttgttttaaaaaaaaaacaaacaacaaaaaaaacattagaatttcctagcatttaagctagcggacttttgctatgcatgtgAGCCATGGCTaacttggattcagccatgacatttctgaatccagctgctccctagtaagaccaacataaggtaagttttttttgGGCTAACATTTTTTGGTGGGCTAAGATATCAGCCTCATTTGctgacagagtagcattgtacttccgacatatttgcgtaaaataaacgctaattgcacggtttctttgcttttaaccaagtatcGAGACTGTTATACGTCCATTTTTATGAAGATTTcggggattaaagcatttattcacaagaattttcgccagaaaagctctgtttatgtcaggaagccgctagcctcattcgctaacaaagtaggattgtactttgacatattagtTACGTtaaagtaaatgctaactgcacggtttctttgcttttaaccaagaattgagactgttttacgtccatatctatgaagaattcagggatttgaacatttattcataagaattttcaccagaaaagcgctgtttacgtcaggcggccgctagcctcatttacTACAACTATATAACTAACTattcaactgtataatgacaataaagggctattctattctataataagttgtgactgCATATAGAATTGATTAATAATCTAATTATGAACTATTtacaattgattctgcatgttttcctcaagtattaagtttctgatgtgaaaattcagtgatttattagctgttgaaaaataattaggttgctattttgggcaaaaacttatatgttaaatattgctattgatcctgaaaatataggtgatttttgtgtatctagtgTTAAATCTAAGAATTTTCCAGCCATTTaaagttttgttatatttatataaaaacaattaatcaggattttataatggaacgactttgaaattttttgatgccgctgctcatgaagactcatatatggctaaggtaggtgcctgttttggttttaggtcagtagcagctttggttttgaaacaggccccctacggatcagccccgtttcccgtatcatgtcaataggttatgaagtctatgtcaatagattaatcgatgacTTAAATAATCGACAGCTGTAGCTCTAAAAGTAGTTGCACAAGCAAAATGAAGTTCCTTTACCTTTGCAGTAGTTTTAGGCTTGACCTAAAAACACAAAACCATGTTAGTCATGAGTTGTTTTGAGAGGATTTCTGGGAAAAACTCCACGGGATCCATACAAACCCGAATCTCTGGGGAAAACTCGGATGAGGTGGCACTGTCAGACATCATGGATGGAGGTTTCACCTGGGTCGAACGCTCAGAGCTGTAAAGGGATGTTGCATTAAAGGGTCATGTTTCAGTAATAGCCAACGAAGATgcacaatccattttgactagcatCAATTCGATGATAAGTGCTTTATTACTTAGTGCTAACAACATCAGATTCTCTTCAAAAGAGCATCTTATGTCTTAAATTGAACGAAATAACCATTAAAACAATATTTTCTGTTAGTTTGTAAACTTTTAGTTAGCTTAACCAACGCTACCTGGACAGCGAATCAACACTCGGATGTCGAGAAGAGGATTGCTTCGAGCCCAAACTGTCAACGCTTCCGGTCTTCTCCATATTGTTCGGTTAATTTGTCAAAAAACGGTGAATTCTGTGGAGTTAAAAGGAGTTTGTTTAATCCCCCATTATAAGAATGCATTAGTAAATCCTCATCAACAAAAGGAAGCCGCCATGTTTTCCCAGTCGGCTCACTTATTCGCTTCAAGACGGAGAAATTGCTTTGCAGCGCCCTCTGTTGACATGAACAAGATAAGCAACGTCTAAGGTTTTTTGTACccatggttttgttttttttaaattcacgtAAATACCAAGTATCTTTGTCTTTGTATACGTACTAGCGAACCCACACCTgccttttatttttgtataaacGATATTTTGAGTTCTATAAACCACTTTGaagatcagttttttttttttgtaaagggctaaatAAATACGAATGTAACCTAACAGGTACAGTGGaattaaaaagtatctgaacctttttgaatttctcacatttctgcatgaaataactatacaatgtgatctgatctctgtcaaaatcacacagaagaaaaaacagtgtctgctttaaccaagccacctaaacatttataggttttcatatttgactgagaatagcatgcaaacagtgacagacgggggaaaaataagtaagagaacccactgcctaaggagacttaaagagcaattgaaaccaatttttaccaaacaaattAAGTTAGACGTGTGCCCAATTACTATTGAGTGTTTTaaaactgccctgcccactgtaaaacacacacctagtaatAATTCTCTTgaggagaagcattgtctgatgtgcatcatgactctgtcaaaagagctgtctgaagacctgcgatcaaggattgttgatttgtataaagctgggcaaggatacaaaaccatctctaaaagtctggatgttcatcaatcgacagtcagagaagttgtctacaaatggagagagtttggctctgttgcttctctcccaaggagtggccgtccatcaaagatgacaccaagagttcagcgcagaatactcagagaagtaaaaaaaGAATCCTAGTGTGtcggctaaagacttacagaaatactgacacagtccaatatctcagtgcacacattaactatatgtaaaactatggccaagaatggtgttcatgggaggactccacggaggaagacaCTGTTGTCTAAAATAAACATTGtcgcaaaaggcacttggacactccacagacgttttggcaaaatattttgtggactgatgaaaccaaagtggaattgtttgggagtaaaacaCAACATCATgcatggaggaaaaatggaacagctcaccaacatcaacacctcatccccaccgtgaagcatggtcgagcatcatgatttggggctgttttgctacctcggggcctggacaacttgcaagaatgaattcaaaagtttatcatgatgttttgcgggaaaacccgcggcagtctgtcagacagttgaagctaaaaagaggatggatgcttcaacaacacaatgatctaaaacacacaagtaaatcaacttcagaatggttttagaagaacaaaatacacgttctggagtggccaagtcaaaatccagacttgaaccctattgagatgctgtggcatgacctaaagacagcgatttctgccagacatcccaggaatctgactgaactacagcagtttgatagagaagaatggggcaagattagtcctgatcaatgtgccagactgatctgcagctacaggaagcgtctggttgaagtgatTGCTGCCAAAGGCGGGGCCacacaatattaaatgtgattgttttaataaaaaatggtttcaattgctttatAAGTCTCCccgggcagagggttcacttgcttatttttccctcttctgtcattgtttgcacactatcctcattaaaatatgaaaacctatgaatacttgggtggttttagttaaagcagatactgttcTTTCATCTGAGTGATttcgacaaagatcagctcacactggatggtgattttatgcagaaatgtgagaaattccaaaaggttcaggtattttcataccactgtataaaataTTGTCTGAATTACAGGGCAAAAATGATCCTtcgtagtgtagacgtagcctaagaATATCGTACTGTAGTGCTGTCGTTAGCGAATTGTATTTCCCGTGCACACCATGTGGAGGGCCGAGGAGAAAGGGGGTGGGCTCAGAAAGAGATGTGATTAGGCGGGGTGTCgcatacacaaatcagcaatgtgagtTGTAAAACCCAGTAACGTGAAAATGTTGATATCCTATTCTatactgcctgatcgctaatcctggcaccgacatTCTTTCTACTTGACTTTTAGGAGTTCTCAAAACTACTATTCAAATAGTTTAGTGATTTTCAAAAGCCAAAAGTATAAATAAAACCCACAAAGCAGCTTAATTTATGTTTCACGTCTTTTATTAAATGTTTGCCAATCCCATCTATGTACAACTGTGAAgtttaaacaaaaaacacaatgggtTTCGagacaagaaaaacaaaatcttcCCTGAAAgggcaacttaaaaaaaaacaaaaaaactaacgaACACATTACTTTATTACTTCACATATTTTTCCATAAATTTCTTGTGAAACTCTGAGCGCAGAGTATCATTGATGAAGCGTTTCTCCTTGCGTGCTTTGTCCAACCCTTTTGCGCAGTTCTTGAACACCACATCATCGTCCCACCTGGATGGAAAATGACACGATTCACACTCAGATCAGAAAAAGCTCTTGCGCATGTCTGCTTTACCTTCTCTTGACTTTGAACGTGTTCTGAttctgagccatttgttgctgttgttgttgctgctgttgttgttgctgctgctgctgctgttgtccTGCCAAATTAATCAATGGATTGCCGCTCAATATGTTCTCCATTCGGATCCGCTCCTCCTCTGCCTTTTGTTCCCGAtcctaaaacaaaaaattccGAAATAAAAGGAACCATgaacttttttaacataaaaaccgtatttagatacagtggggcaaataagtatttacagtgccttgcaaaagtattcggcccccttgaacctttccccacatttcaggcttcaaacataaagatataaaattttaattttttgtcaagaatcaacaacaagtgggacacaatcgtgaagtggaagaaaatttattggataatttcaacttttttaacaaataaaaaactgaaaagtggggcgtgcaatattattcggcccccttgcgttaatactttgtagcgccaccttttgctccaattacagctgcaagtcgcttggggtgtgtttctatcagttttgcacatcgagagactgacattcttgcccattcttccttgcaaaacagctcgagctcagtgaggttggatggagagtgtttgtgaacagcagtcttcagctctttccacagattctcgattggattcaggtctggactttgatttggccattctaacacctggatacgtttatttttgaaccattccattgtagatttggctttgtattttggatcattgtcctgttggaagataaatctccgtcccagtctcaggtcttgtgcagataccaacaggttttcttccagaatgttcctgtatttggctgcatccatcttccctgtccctgctgaagaaaagcaggcccataccatgatgctgccaccaccatgtttgacagtggggatggtgtgttcagggtgatgagctgtgttgcttttacgccaaacatatcgttttgcattgtggccaaaaagttcaattttggtttcatctgaccagagcaccttcttccacatgtttggtgtgtcttccaggaggcttgtggcaaactttaaacgagactttttatggatatctttgagaaatggctttcttcttgccactcttccataaaggccagatttgtgcagtgtacgactgattgttgttcctatggacagactctcccacctcagctgtagatctctgcagttcatccagagtgatcatgggcctcttggctgcatctctgatcagttttctccttgtttgagaagaaagtttggaaggacggccgggtcttggtagatttgcagtggtctgatgctccttccatttcaatatgatggcttgcacagtgctccttgagatgtttaaagcttgggaaatctttttgtatccaaatccggctttaaacttctccacaacagtatctcggacctgcctggtgtgttccttggttttcataatgctctctgcactttaaacagaaccctgagactatcacagagcaggtgcatttatacagagacttgattacacacaggtggattctatttatcatcatcggtcatttaggacaacattggatcattcagagatcctcactgaacttctggagtgagtttgctgcactgaaagtaaaggggccgaataatattgcacgccccacttttcagttttttatttgttaaaaaagtttaaattatccaataaatgttgttccacttcacgattgtgtcccacttgttgttgattcttgacaaaaaaattaaatttcatatctttatgtttgaagcctgaaatgtggcgaaaggttgcaagattcaagggggccgaatacttttgcaaggcactgtagtcaaccactaattgtgcaagttctcccacttgaaaataggcctgtaattgtcaacatgggtaaaccccaaccatgagggacagaatgtggaaaaaaacagaaaatcacattgtttgatttttaaagaatttatttgcaaatcattgtggaaaataagcatttggtcaataccaaaagttcatctcaatactttgttatgtaccctttgttggcaataatggaggccaaacattttctgtaactctttacaagcttttcacacactgttgctggtattttggcccattcctccatgcagatctcccctagagcagtgatgtttaggggctgtcattgggcaacacagactttcaactccctccacagattttctttgggactgaggtctggagactggctaggccacttcaggaccttgaaatgcgtcttacgaagccactcctttgttgcctggctgtgtgtttgggatcattgtcatgctgaaagacccagccacgtctcatcttcaatgcccttgctgatggaaggagattttcactcaaaatatctcgatacatggccccattcattcttacctttacacagatcagtcgtcctggtccctttgcagaaaaacagccccaaagcatgatgtttccaccccatgcttcacagtgggtatggtgttcttcggatgcaattcagtattctttctcctccaaacacgagaacctgtgtttctaccaaaaagttctattttggtttcatctgaccataacacattctcccagtcctcttcaggatcctccaaatgctttctagcgaactgcagacgggcctggacgtgtactttcttcagtagggggacatgtctggcagtgcaggatttgagtccctggcggcgcattgtgttaatgatggtagcttttgttactgtggtcccagctctctgtaggttaggagtgggaacctcttggtgcctcacgatacgatacgatttgcgatacaaagctcatgataacaatgatccgacgatatggcgatacaacgattatcgatacatcggtcaggaaatcattctaggatattctacaaacaactgattaacagaaaaaaacaagcttctagtgtgaattggaatgagtttatcactagtagacgtccaatccatttgaactgggagggttcgttcattcgctgccatccctcccacttcaaatggattgaacgtctatagctgtcagtggcagtcaattcaAGGCAagtaggtaattttgggccatttaacatctcactggaacaaggtgatgatgctggaacttttg is a window encoding:
- the mtmr2 gene encoding myotubularin-related protein 2, with protein sequence MEKTGSVDSLGSKQSSSRHPSVDSLSSSERSTQVKPPSMMSDSATSSEFSPEIRVKPKTTAKNFRDSDKEELQLLPNEVVQDTAQDVTYFCPFTGALCGIVTVSNYRLFFKCTGREPSFVLDLPLGVVSRVEKIGGASSRGDVSYGLVCKDMRNLRFAHKQMDDTLKKSIFEVLMKFAFPVSNGLQIFAFEYGQVFPENGWKVYDAISEYKRQGIPNESWRITKVNDHYELCDTYPSTMAVPVNIPDEELKRVAAFRAKGRIPVLSWIHPESQATVTRCSQPMVGVNGKRSKEDEKYLQAIMDANAQSHKLFIFDARPSVNAAANKMKGGGYESEDAYQNAELVFLDIHNIHVMRESLRKLKDIVYPNIEDSHWLSNLESTHWLEHIKLILAGALRIADKVESGKTSVVVHCSDGWDRTAQLTSLAMLMLDGYYRTIRGFQVLLEKEWLSFGHRFQLRVGHGDKNHTDADRSPVFIQFVDCVWQLTRQFPAAFEFNEYFLVTILDHLYSCLFGTFLCNSEQQRLKEEIPKRTVSLWSYINSQLEEFTNPLYVNFSNHVLFPVVSLRHLELWVGYYIRWNPRMRPQEPVHQRHKELLAKRAELQKRVDELQREVTNRSASSSSERAGSPTRSITPVQTFV